In the genome of Streptomyces collinus, one region contains:
- a CDS encoding L-serine ammonia-lyase: MAISVFDLFSIGIGPSSSHTVGPMRAAGLFVRRLRNEELLGSVASVRSELYGSLGATGHGHGTPKAVLLGLEGDSPRTVDVTSADDRVEAIRTGGRLNLLGEHEIAFSFDDDMVLHRRKALPYHANGMTLWAYDASGAELLTKTYYSVGGGFVVDEDAVGADRIKLDDTVLKYPFRTGDELLRLTEETGLSISALMLENERAWRTEQEIREGLLEIWQVMRDCVARGLSQEGILPGGLKVRRRAANTARKLRSEGDPLALAMEWITLYAMAVNEENAAGGRVVTAPTNGAAGIIPAVLHYYVNFAAGSASEEEKEEGVVRFLLAAGAIGMLFKENASISGAEVGCQGEVGSACSMAAGALAEVLGGSPEQVENAAEIGMEHNLGLTCDPVGGLVQIPCIERNGMAAVKAVTAARMAMRGDGSHKVSLDKVIKTMKDTGADMSVKYKETARGGLAVNIIEC, from the coding sequence GTGGCCATCTCGGTCTTCGACCTGTTCTCGATCGGCATCGGCCCGTCCAGCTCCCACACCGTCGGCCCGATGCGGGCGGCGGGCCTGTTCGTCCGGCGGCTGCGCAACGAGGAGCTCCTGGGGTCCGTCGCCTCGGTCCGCTCGGAGCTGTACGGCTCGCTCGGCGCGACCGGCCACGGCCACGGCACGCCCAAGGCGGTGCTGCTCGGCCTGGAGGGCGACTCGCCCCGCACGGTGGACGTCACGAGCGCCGACGACCGGGTGGAGGCGATCAGGACCGGCGGGCGGCTGAACCTGCTCGGCGAGCACGAGATCGCGTTCTCCTTCGACGACGACATGGTCCTGCACCGCCGCAAGGCCCTGCCGTACCACGCCAACGGCATGACGCTGTGGGCGTACGACGCCTCGGGCGCGGAGCTGCTGACGAAGACGTACTACTCGGTCGGCGGCGGTTTCGTCGTCGACGAGGACGCGGTCGGGGCGGACCGCATCAAGCTCGACGACACCGTGCTGAAGTACCCCTTCCGCACGGGCGACGAGCTGCTGCGCCTGACCGAGGAGACGGGCCTGTCCATCTCCGCGCTGATGCTGGAGAACGAGCGGGCCTGGCGCACCGAGCAGGAGATCCGCGAGGGGCTGCTGGAGATCTGGCAGGTGATGCGGGACTGCGTGGCGCGCGGACTGTCCCAGGAGGGCATCCTGCCGGGCGGTCTCAAGGTGCGCCGCCGGGCCGCGAACACCGCGCGCAAGCTGCGCTCCGAGGGCGACCCGCTGGCCCTCGCCATGGAGTGGATCACCCTCTACGCCATGGCGGTCAACGAGGAGAACGCCGCCGGCGGCCGGGTCGTCACCGCCCCCACCAACGGCGCCGCCGGCATCATCCCGGCGGTCCTGCACTACTACGTCAACTTCGCGGCGGGCTCCGCCTCCGAAGAAGAAAAAGAGGAGGGCGTGGTCCGCTTCCTGCTCGCCGCGGGCGCCATCGGCATGCTCTTCAAGGAGAACGCCTCCATCTCCGGCGCCGAGGTCGGCTGCCAGGGCGAGGTCGGCTCCGCCTGCTCGATGGCCGCGGGGGCCCTGGCCGAGGTCCTCGGCGGCTCGCCGGAGCAGGTCGAGAACGCCGCCGAGATCGGCATGGAGCACAACCTCGGCCTCACCTGCGACCCGGTCGGCGGCCTGGTCCAGATCCCCTGCATCGAACGCAACGGCATGGCCGCGGTCAAGGCCGTCACCGCCGCCCGGATGGCCATGCGCGGCGACGGCTCCCACAAGGTGTCCCTGGACAAGGTCATCAAGACGATGAAGGACACCGGCGCGGACATGTCGGTGAAGTACAAGGAGACGGCCCGGGGCGGGCTGGCGGTGAACATCATCGAGTGCTAG
- the glyA gene encoding serine hydroxymethyltransferase, whose product MSVLNTPLHELDPAVAAAVDAELHRQQSTLEMIASENFAPVAVMEAQGSVLTNKYAEGYPGRRYYGGCEHVDVVEQIAIDRIKELFGAEHANVQPHSGAQANAAAMFALLKPGDTIMGLNLAHGGHLTHGMKINFSGKLYDVVAYHVGDDGRVDMAEVERLAKESRPKLIVAGWSAYPRQLDFAEFRRIADEVGAYLMVDMAHFAGLVAAGLHPNPVPHAHVVTTTTHKTLGGPRGGVILSTAELAKKINSAVFPGQQGGPLEHVIAAKAVAFKVAASEDFKERQRRTLDGARILAERLVKDDVRAVGVDVLSGGTDVHLVLVDLRHSELDGQQAEDRLHEVGITVNRNAIPNDPRPPMVTSGLRIGTPALATRGFGTEDFAEVADVIAEALKPAYDAQALKARVKALADKHPLYPGLNK is encoded by the coding sequence ATGTCCGTCCTGAACACACCCCTGCACGAGCTCGACCCGGCGGTCGCCGCCGCCGTCGACGCCGAGCTGCACCGCCAGCAGTCCACGCTGGAGATGATCGCGTCGGAGAACTTCGCTCCGGTCGCGGTCATGGAGGCGCAGGGCTCGGTCCTCACCAACAAGTACGCCGAGGGCTACCCGGGCCGCCGCTACTACGGCGGCTGCGAGCACGTCGACGTGGTCGAGCAGATCGCGATCGACCGCATCAAGGAGCTGTTCGGCGCCGAGCACGCCAACGTCCAGCCGCACTCGGGCGCCCAGGCCAACGCCGCCGCGATGTTCGCGCTGCTCAAGCCGGGCGACACCATCATGGGTCTGAACCTCGCGCACGGCGGGCACCTGACCCACGGCATGAAGATCAACTTCTCCGGCAAGCTCTACGACGTCGTCGCCTACCACGTGGGCGACGACGGCCGGGTCGACATGGCCGAGGTCGAGCGGCTGGCGAAGGAGTCCCGGCCGAAGCTGATCGTCGCCGGCTGGTCGGCCTACCCGCGGCAGCTGGACTTCGCGGAGTTCCGCCGGATCGCGGACGAGGTCGGCGCGTACCTGATGGTCGACATGGCCCACTTCGCCGGTCTTGTAGCGGCCGGGCTGCACCCCAACCCGGTGCCGCACGCGCACGTGGTCACCACCACGACCCACAAGACCCTCGGCGGCCCCCGCGGCGGTGTGATCCTCTCCACGGCCGAACTGGCCAAGAAGATCAACTCCGCCGTCTTCCCCGGTCAGCAGGGCGGCCCGCTGGAGCATGTGATCGCCGCCAAGGCTGTCGCCTTCAAGGTCGCCGCCTCGGAGGACTTCAAGGAACGCCAGCGCCGTACGCTGGACGGTGCCCGCATCCTGGCCGAGCGTCTGGTGAAGGACGACGTCCGGGCCGTGGGCGTGGACGTCCTGTCCGGCGGCACGGACGTGCACCTGGTCCTGGTCGACCTGCGCCATTCGGAGCTGGACGGACAGCAGGCCGAGGACCGCCTCCACGAGGTGGGCATCACCGTCAACCGGAACGCGATCCCGAACGACCCGCGTCCGCCGATGGTGACGTCCGGTCTGCGGATCGGCACACCGGCCCTGGCGACCCGGGGCTTCGGCACCGAGGACTTCGCGGAGGTCGCGGACGTCATCGCCGAGGCGCTGAAGCCGGCCTACGACGCGCAGGCCCTCAAGGCCCGGGTGAAGGCCCTGGCCGACAAGCACCCGCTGTACCCGGGTCTGAACAAGTAA
- the gcvH gene encoding glycine cleavage system protein GcvH produces MSNPKELRYSKEHEWLSAAEDGVSTVGITEHAANALGDVVFVQLPEVGDSVSAGETCGELESTKSVSDLYSPVSGEVTEVNEDVVNDPSLVNSAPFEGGWLFKVRISDEPADLLSADEYTAFSAG; encoded by the coding sequence ATGAGCAACCCCAAAGAGCTGCGCTACAGCAAGGAGCACGAGTGGCTGTCGGCCGCCGAGGACGGCGTCTCGACGGTCGGCATCACGGAGCACGCGGCCAACGCGCTCGGCGATGTCGTGTTCGTCCAGCTTCCCGAGGTCGGTGACTCCGTGTCCGCCGGCGAGACCTGCGGCGAGCTGGAGTCGACCAAGTCGGTGTCCGACCTGTACTCCCCCGTCTCCGGTGAGGTCACCGAGGTCAACGAGGACGTCGTGAACGACCCGTCGCTGGTGAACTCGGCCCCCTTCGAGGGCGGCTGGCTGTTCAAGGTGCGGATCTCGGACGAGCCGGCCGACCTGCTCTCCGCCGACGAGTACACCGCGTTCTCCGCGGGCTGA
- the gcvT gene encoding glycine cleavage system aminomethyltransferase GcvT — MSSTGELRHTALDALHRSLGATMTDFAGWDMPLRYGSERDEHIAVRTKAGLFDLSHMGEITVTGPQAATLLDFALVGNIGGVKPGRARYTMICRPDGGILDDLIVYRLGETEYMVVANASNAQVVLDALTERAAGFDAEVRDDRDAYALIAVQGPESPGILKSLTDADLDGLKYYAGLPGTVAGVPALIARTGYTGEDGFELFVKPEHAVELWQGLTKAGEGVGLVPCGLSCRDTLRLEAGMPLYGHELSTSLTPFDAGLGRVVKFEKEGDFVGREALREAAARAEQNPPRVLVGLVAEGRRVPRAGYAVVAGGEVIGEVTSGAPSPTLGKPIAMAYVDATHATPGSAGVGVDIRGSHEPYEVVALPFYKRQK, encoded by the coding sequence GTGAGCAGTACAGGAGAACTCCGTCACACCGCGCTCGATGCCCTGCATCGTTCGCTCGGTGCGACGATGACCGACTTCGCCGGCTGGGACATGCCCCTGCGCTACGGCTCCGAGCGCGACGAGCACATCGCCGTGCGCACGAAGGCCGGCCTCTTCGACCTCTCCCACATGGGTGAGATCACCGTCACCGGCCCGCAGGCCGCCACGCTGCTGGACTTCGCCCTGGTGGGCAACATCGGCGGCGTGAAGCCGGGCCGCGCCCGCTACACCATGATCTGCCGCCCCGACGGCGGCATCCTGGACGACCTGATCGTCTACCGCCTTGGCGAGACCGAGTACATGGTGGTCGCCAACGCCTCCAACGCCCAGGTCGTCCTGGACGCGCTGACCGAGCGCGCCGCCGGCTTCGACGCCGAGGTCCGCGACGACCGGGACGCCTACGCGCTGATCGCCGTCCAGGGACCGGAGTCGCCCGGGATCCTGAAGTCCCTGACCGACGCCGACCTCGACGGCCTGAAGTACTACGCCGGGCTGCCCGGCACCGTCGCGGGCGTCCCGGCCCTGATCGCCCGGACCGGTTACACCGGCGAGGACGGCTTCGAACTGTTCGTGAAGCCCGAGCACGCCGTCGAGCTGTGGCAGGGCCTGACCAAGGCCGGCGAGGGCGTCGGCCTGGTCCCGTGCGGGCTGTCCTGCCGCGACACGCTGCGCCTGGAAGCGGGCATGCCGCTGTACGGGCACGAGCTGTCGACCTCCCTCACGCCCTTCGACGCCGGGCTCGGCCGGGTCGTGAAGTTCGAGAAGGAGGGCGACTTCGTGGGCCGCGAGGCCCTGCGCGAGGCCGCCGCCCGCGCCGAGCAGAACCCGCCGCGCGTGCTGGTCGGGCTGGTCGCCGAGGGCCGCCGGGTGCCGCGCGCCGGGTACGCGGTCGTCGCCGGCGGCGAGGTGATCGGCGAGGTCACCTCCGGAGCCCCCTCCCCCACCCTCGGCAAGCCGATCGCGATGGCGTACGTCGACGCCACGCACGCCACGCCCGGCTCGGCCGGCGTGGGCGTGGACATCCGGGGCAGTCACGAGCCGTACGAGGTCGTGGCGCTGCCGTTCTACAAGCGCCAGAAGTAG
- a CDS encoding AAA family ATPase, giving the protein MNRTTAYATTGIALPEQPAVPARAVRAPAPAPVVRDLRDRAGRSPHALLFGPRDLVVVTGLPGSGKSTLMRRTVPGRRIDSQDTRDRWARRMPRALPYALYRPLVRLAHYAGLRRALRTGEGVVVHDCGTQAWVRRWLAREARRRGGTLHLLLLDVPAEQALAGQRDRGRGVSRYAFLRHRAASTRLLHAVERGDLPSGCGSAVLADRDAANALQRIGFTG; this is encoded by the coding sequence GTGAACAGGACCACCGCGTACGCGACGACGGGCATCGCGCTGCCCGAGCAGCCGGCCGTTCCGGCCCGGGCGGTCCGCGCCCCGGCGCCGGCACCGGTCGTCCGTGACCTGCGCGACCGCGCCGGCCGCAGCCCGCACGCGCTGCTGTTCGGCCCCCGCGACCTCGTCGTGGTCACGGGCCTGCCCGGCAGCGGCAAGTCCACGCTGATGCGGCGCACCGTGCCGGGCCGGCGCATCGACTCCCAGGACACCCGGGACCGCTGGGCCCGCCGCATGCCGCGCGCCCTGCCCTACGCGCTCTACCGCCCGCTCGTCCGCCTCGCCCACTACGCCGGGCTGCGCCGCGCCCTGCGCACCGGCGAGGGCGTCGTCGTGCACGACTGCGGCACCCAGGCCTGGGTCCGCCGCTGGCTGGCCCGCGAGGCCCGCCGCCGGGGCGGCACGCTCCACCTGCTCCTCCTCGACGTCCCCGCCGAGCAGGCCCTGGCCGGCCAGCGCGACCGGGGCCGCGGCGTCTCGCGCTACGCGTTCCTGCGCCACCGCGCGGCCAGCACCCGCCTCCTGCACGCGGTGGAACGCGGCGACCTCCCCTCGGGCTGCGGCTCGGCCGTCCTCGCCGACCGCGACGCGGCGAACGCGCTCCAGAGAATCGGCTTCACGGGCTGA
- a CDS encoding enhanced serine sensitivity protein SseB, whose amino-acid sequence MDIPAGFSADFPAQTQTHPHGGWPGNELEEVLSASLGAGPAAGGRIVEVLGRSFVWIPLPSGGGPHSGPLDLPGIEIDGQAFVPVFSSEEQFRQVVGSHMSYTIAPAVEFARGLPPHAGIAVNPGGVVGIPLPPPAVAELCRAGRTPLDGPASGGRVRLFEPDWQEDPVDFLAAASAEFEATGVVVTARRCLAAIETAAPVMFVGVELSQWEGDLRALPLDALTRAVSAVPAPWPVNLVLLDVAEDPVGAWMRDRVRPFFQR is encoded by the coding sequence ATGGACATCCCGGCGGGCTTCTCCGCGGACTTCCCGGCGCAGACGCAGACCCACCCGCACGGCGGTTGGCCAGGCAACGAGCTGGAGGAGGTGCTCTCGGCCTCCCTCGGCGCCGGACCGGCGGCCGGCGGACGGATCGTCGAGGTGCTAGGCCGCAGCTTCGTGTGGATTCCGCTGCCCAGCGGCGGCGGCCCGCACAGCGGCCCCCTCGACCTGCCCGGCATCGAGATCGACGGCCAGGCGTTCGTGCCGGTGTTCAGCTCCGAGGAGCAGTTCCGCCAGGTCGTCGGCTCCCACATGTCGTACACCATCGCGCCCGCCGTGGAGTTCGCCCGCGGTCTGCCCCCGCACGCGGGCATCGCCGTCAACCCGGGTGGCGTGGTCGGCATCCCGCTCCCGCCGCCCGCGGTGGCCGAGCTGTGCCGGGCCGGCCGGACCCCGCTGGACGGCCCGGCGAGCGGCGGCCGGGTCCGCCTCTTCGAGCCGGACTGGCAGGAGGACCCGGTGGACTTCCTCGCCGCCGCCTCCGCGGAGTTCGAGGCGACCGGTGTCGTCGTCACGGCCCGCCGCTGCCTCGCGGCCATCGAGACCGCCGCCCCCGTGATGTTCGTCGGCGTCGAACTCTCCCAGTGGGAAGGCGACCTGCGCGCCCTCCCCCTGGACGCCCTCACCCGCGCAGTCAGCGCCGTCCCGGCCCCCTGGCCGGTCAACCTCGTCCTCCTGGACGTGGCAGAGGACCCGGTGGGCGCCTGGATGCGGGACCGGGTCCGGCCCTTTTTCCAGCGGTAG
- a CDS encoding enhanced serine sensitivity protein SseB C-terminal domain-containing protein: MSASGTAAAGQVEHMLRQVTPGRYDAYEALLRALATPHTGQIWMLLWHGQAGSPDAQYGNMDVDGFGYAPCVTSAQELSASGWNRSYEVVDGVDVARALYPDHYGLWLNPHAPGGGVGIPWLDLRRIATGLDRQPAGPLRLSEPAIEIPQFYALLAQNAHRTPAVRSLRRAWVQPALGAPYLAIGLDVYDTSPPAVDSVRAMMQQSLGAVPDGLPVSTVAMSDEHDPVAMWLRATARPFYDREAHATAPVQAPAAPASGYGYPPAQGRY; this comes from the coding sequence GTGAGCGCGAGCGGCACGGCCGCGGCCGGACAGGTCGAGCACATGCTGCGCCAGGTCACGCCCGGGCGTTACGACGCCTACGAGGCTCTCCTGCGCGCGCTCGCGACCCCGCACACCGGCCAGATCTGGATGCTCCTGTGGCACGGCCAGGCCGGTTCCCCGGACGCCCAGTACGGGAACATGGACGTCGACGGCTTCGGCTACGCCCCTTGCGTGACCTCCGCCCAGGAGCTCTCCGCCAGCGGCTGGAACCGCTCCTACGAGGTGGTCGACGGCGTCGACGTCGCCCGTGCGCTCTACCCCGACCACTACGGCCTCTGGCTGAACCCGCACGCCCCCGGCGGCGGCGTCGGGATCCCCTGGCTCGATCTGCGCCGGATCGCCACCGGCCTGGACCGCCAGCCCGCGGGCCCCCTGCGGCTGTCCGAACCGGCCATCGAGATCCCGCAGTTCTACGCCCTGCTCGCGCAGAACGCCCACCGCACCCCGGCGGTCCGCTCGCTGCGCCGCGCCTGGGTGCAGCCCGCGCTCGGGGCGCCGTACCTCGCCATCGGACTGGACGTGTACGACACCTCGCCGCCGGCCGTGGACTCCGTGCGCGCGATGATGCAGCAGTCCCTCGGCGCCGTGCCGGACGGGCTCCCCGTGTCGACCGTCGCCATGTCCGACGAGCACGACCCGGTCGCGATGTGGCTGCGCGCGACAGCGCGCCCCTTCTACGACCGCGAGGCCCACGCCACCGCCCCCGTCCAGGCCCCGGCCGCCCCGGCCTCCGGCTACGGATACCCCCCGGCCCAAGGCCGGTACTGA
- a CDS encoding ABC transporter permease, whose protein sequence is MTAPIETTGAEAGAQPEAVLSGVKKSQIEGRSLSQIAWMRFKRDKVAMAGGVVVILLTLMAVFSKPIQWIFNLDPNKFNQDLIDPALLAPKGGWGGMSWDHPLGVDPQYGRDMLARIIDGSWVSLLVAGGATLLSVCIGTVLGVVAGYYGGWIDSVISRLMDTFLAFPLLLFAISISAAVQDGFFGLEGLPLRICVLIFVIGFFSWPYIGRIVRAQTMTLRKREFIEAATSLGARGPYVLFRELLPNLVAPILVYATLIIPTNILFEAALSFLGVGIAPPQASWGGMLSNAVDLYTADPQYMFVPGLAIFITVLAFNLLGDGLRDALDPRSK, encoded by the coding sequence GTGACCGCACCGATCGAGACCACCGGGGCGGAAGCCGGAGCACAGCCCGAGGCCGTGCTCTCCGGGGTCAAGAAGAGCCAGATCGAAGGGCGCTCGCTCAGTCAGATCGCCTGGATGCGCTTCAAGCGGGACAAGGTGGCGATGGCGGGAGGCGTCGTCGTCATCCTGCTCACGCTGATGGCGGTGTTCTCCAAGCCGATCCAGTGGATCTTCAACCTCGATCCCAACAAGTTCAACCAGGACCTCATCGACCCCGCGCTGCTCGCCCCCAAGGGCGGCTGGGGAGGCATGAGTTGGGACCACCCGCTCGGCGTGGACCCCCAGTACGGCCGGGACATGCTCGCCCGCATCATCGACGGTTCCTGGGTCTCCCTGCTGGTCGCGGGCGGCGCCACGCTGCTGTCCGTGTGCATCGGCACCGTGCTCGGTGTCGTCGCCGGCTACTACGGCGGATGGATCGACAGCGTCATCAGCAGGCTGATGGACACCTTCCTGGCCTTCCCCCTGCTGCTGTTCGCCATCTCGATCTCCGCCGCGGTGCAGGACGGGTTCTTCGGCCTCGAAGGCCTGCCGCTGCGCATCTGCGTGCTGATCTTCGTGATCGGCTTCTTCAGCTGGCCGTACATCGGCCGCATCGTGCGCGCCCAGACGATGACCCTGCGCAAGCGGGAGTTCATCGAGGCCGCCACGAGCCTCGGGGCGCGCGGTCCGTACGTCCTGTTCCGGGAGCTCCTCCCGAACCTCGTCGCACCGATCCTCGTCTACGCGACGCTGATCATCCCGACGAACATCCTGTTCGAGGCCGCGCTGAGCTTCCTCGGCGTCGGTATCGCTCCGCCGCAGGCCTCCTGGGGCGGCATGCTCAGCAACGCTGTGGATCTCTACACGGCTGATCCGCAGTACATGTTCGTGCCCGGACTGGCGATCTTCATCACCGTCCTGGCCTTCAACCTGCTGGGTGACGGGCTGCGTGACGCCCTCGACCCTCGCAGCAAGTGA